From a single Planctomycetia bacterium genomic region:
- a CDS encoding fatty acid desaturase, with product MSIVTRSPGRTKTKESSPQIEGATDVEDRSYSPPATTIEEDQAFAALEKDRWSRGLDWVNAIWIGFVHVGALVALYPYFFSWKGFGLAVALYWVTGSLGICLGFHRYLTHGGFSTYRPVRWFFGLIGGLAGEGPALNWVAVHRKHHAHSDQAGDPHSPHDGAWWSHMLWLMPNNGSNYYKEMHRRYAPDLLKDPVMRFLDATFLLWHWLLGCGLFAIGYFGWDFQTGCSFVAWGMFVRMCFVMHVTWLVNSATHIWGYTNYKTTDDSKNLWWVGLLAFGEGWHNNHHAFQRMARHGHKWWEIDVTYYAIVALEKVGLAWNVVHDVPQRKRAAGE from the coding sequence ATGAGCATTGTTACCCGCAGCCCGGGCCGGACGAAAACCAAGGAATCTTCGCCCCAGATCGAGGGCGCGACGGACGTGGAAGATCGGAGCTATTCGCCTCCAGCGACCACGATCGAGGAAGACCAAGCGTTTGCCGCGCTGGAAAAGGATCGCTGGTCGCGCGGGCTCGATTGGGTGAACGCCATTTGGATTGGCTTCGTTCATGTCGGTGCGTTGGTCGCGCTGTATCCCTACTTCTTTAGTTGGAAGGGCTTCGGCCTGGCCGTGGCCTTGTACTGGGTCACCGGCAGCTTGGGCATCTGCCTGGGCTTTCATCGCTATCTCACGCACGGCGGTTTCTCGACTTACCGGCCAGTGCGTTGGTTCTTCGGGCTGATTGGCGGTCTGGCGGGCGAAGGCCCCGCGCTGAATTGGGTCGCCGTGCATCGCAAGCACCATGCGCATAGCGATCAGGCCGGCGACCCGCATTCGCCGCACGACGGCGCCTGGTGGAGCCACATGCTGTGGCTGATGCCTAACAACGGCAGCAACTACTACAAGGAAATGCATCGCCGCTATGCACCGGACTTGCTCAAGGACCCGGTGATGCGGTTCCTCGACGCCACGTTCCTGCTCTGGCACTGGCTGCTGGGCTGTGGGTTGTTCGCGATCGGTTACTTCGGCTGGGATTTTCAGACCGGCTGCTCGTTCGTCGCCTGGGGCATGTTCGTGCGGATGTGCTTTGTGATGCATGTGACGTGGCTGGTGAATTCGGCCACGCACATCTGGGGCTACACGAACTACAAGACCACGGACGACAGCAAAAACCTCTGGTGGGTGGGTTTGTTGGCGTTCGGCGAAGGCTGGCACAACAATCACCACGCCTTCCAACGCATGGCCCGTCACGGCCACAAGTGGTGGGAGATCGACGTGACGTATTACGCGATTGTGGCGCTGGAGAAGGTCGGCCTGGCCTGGAACGTGGTCCACGACGTGCCGCAGCGGAAGCGGGCGGCGGGGGAGTGA